The Littorina saxatilis isolate snail1 linkage group LG13, US_GU_Lsax_2.0, whole genome shotgun sequence genome contains a region encoding:
- the LOC138945788 gene encoding uncharacterized protein, with the protein MEQKTGAFTISNEPQNVVDEELMLVARKVVDFYKRVSITELCLAALSAIFGAISIGFAIPKHQWPFLNVFPLVNGCLMLGAGYFAYKASTVCLDNGVPKCLKKYVGGAFGLTVSCMSHCGLAAGFSGSALGKCLDNDEDCTPNHDALIAFNIINIVLATLLYPICVATMVVQCRWCRKLGRCSKK; encoded by the exons ATGGAGCAGAAAACTGGAGCCTTTACTATCAGCAATG AACCCCAAAATGTCGTGGACGAGGAGTTGATGCTAGTTGCCAGGAAAGTGGTGGACTTTTACAAACGAGTCTCCATCACGGAGCTGTGCCTAGCTGCCCTGTCGGCCATCTTTGGGGCCATCAGCATTGGCTTCGCCATCCCCAAGCACCAGTGGCCCTTCCTCAACGTTTTCCCCCTGGTCAACGGCTGCCTG ATGCTGGGAGCCGGCTACTTTGCGTACAAGGCGAGCACCGTTTGCCTGGACAACGGCGTACCTAAGTGCTTGAAAAAATAT GTGGGCGGCGCCTTCGGGCTTACTGTGTCCTGCATGTCCCACTGCGGACTGGCAGCGGGCTTCTCCGGGTCGGCCCTGGGCAAGTGTCTGGACAACGATGAAGACTGCACCCCGAACCACGACGCCCTGATAGCTTtcaacatcatcaacatcgTCTTGGCAACGCTTCTCTACCCGATCTGCGTCGCCACAATGGTGGTCCAATGTCGCTGGTGTCGAAAGCTTGGACGCTGCTCGAAGAAATGA